One Companilactobacillus heilongjiangensis genomic window, TTGCCACTGTTATAACTCTCTTGGTCAGAGATAATCTTCAGTAAAGTAGATTTTCCAACCCCGTTTCGACCGACCAAACCAATGCGGCTGTTGTCTTGTATCTCGAAACTGACATTGGAAAAAAGTTTCTTCGTACCGAAATTTTTCGTAATGTTCTGTGCTTGTAATAAAATCAAAATATAACTCCTTTATGTATTCACAATTTTATCATTAATTAATAATTTATGCCTTTATAGGTTTAACGTATTGCGTTTTTAGTGATTTTTATTTACTATGAATGTTAGTGAAATGACACACATATGGTGGTAAATTATGACAAAAACAACAGTTCCAAACGCAACAATAAAGCGTTTACCAATTTATTATCGTTACTTCCAATTTCTCAAGGACGAGGGCACAAAAAAAATCTCCTCTGGTGAACTATCAGAAGGGGTCAAGATTGACAGTGCTACAATTAGACGTGACTTCTCATATCTAGGTGCACTTGGGAAACGTGGATACGGCTACGATGTAAACGATTTAGTAGCATTCTTTAAAAAGCTGTTGAATCAAGATAAACGGACCAATGTAGCCTTAGTTGGTGTTGGTAATTTAGGTAACGCCTTACTAAATTATAACTTTTCTCGAACAAATAATGTTCGAATTGCGGCAGCTTTTGATATAAATAAAGAAATTGTCGGTACAGTTAAGAGCGGTGTTCCCGTTTATGACATTAGTGAATTAAAGGAACAACTTAACTTACAACAGATCGATGTTTGTATTTTGACAGTTTCTTCAAACGCTGCGCAAACAACTGCTGACTTGTTGGCAGATGCTGGAGTTCGAGGGATTCTGAACTTCACACCGGTTATTATCAACGTACCAAACAGTATCCGTGTTCACTATGTCGATTTGGCAAATGAATTGCAGACACTGATTTTCTTCCTAGACCGTGACAAGTCATTGACAGAAGAAACAAACTAAACTTTTGGGGGAATTTTTTTATGAGTGAACCATTATTTTTGAAACCTGTCTTCCACGAAAAAATTTGGGGTGGCAGAAAGTTAGAAACTAAGTTTGGTTACAACATTCCTGATGGTTCTATCGGTGAATGCTGGGCTATTTCAGGACATCCACATGGTAGATCAGAAGTTGAAAACGGCGAGTTTGCTGGACAATATGTTGACGACCTCTGGAAAAATCATAGTGAATTATTTGGCAATCCCAAGGGAAAAGTTTTCCCATTGCTAACTAAGATTTTGGATGCCGAAGCAAGTCTTTCAGTCCAAGTTCACCCCGACAACGCATACGCTGCCGAGCACGAACACGAATTAGGCAAGACAGAATGCTGGTACATCATCGATGCTGAGCCAGGTTCATACTTAATTTATGGTCACAATGCCAAGAATAAAGCTGAACTCGACCAAATGATCGAATCCGGCGACTGGGACCACTTGTTGAGAAAAGTTCCAGTTAAGACAGGCGATTTCTACTATGTACCAAGTGGGACCGTTCATGCTTTGAACAAAGGTATCATGGCACTCGAAACACAACAAAGCAGTGATACAACATATCGTTTGTATGACTATGACCGTGTTGAAAAGTCTACAGGTAAGAAACGTGATCTTCACATCAAACAATCAGAAGACACAATTACAGTTCCTCATAAAGATCCAAAATTAAACATTGAATCAAAACAAGTTGGTAAGAATAAGTTTACAACATTCGTTCAACCACCAGTTTCACCATTCTTCTCAGTTTATCACTGGGAAATTAAAGAACCAGTTGAATTACATCACCAAATCGGTAAATATACATTGATCTCAATTCTTAGTGGAGAAGGTAAGATTACCGTTGATGGCAAGGATTACGATTTGAAGAAAGGCGTTCACTTGATTGTACCCGCAACAGTAGATGCTTGGACACTAGCTGGAGATTTGGATATTATTGCTTCAGAATCAGGAGAAGCCTAGAGAGAGTGGAGCAGGCCCGGGAATTTCCGAGCATTTGCATGACTTCACGAATTATCCGCGTACTTTGCGGATGATTTGGGAAGTTGGCAAAGCGGAAGAAATTGGCCTGCGGAACTCGTTTTAGAGCCGCAGCATGCCCAGCAAAAAGGTCTAAAATACCGCTGCCGGTATATATTGCTAATGCACTCTAAAATATCCAAAACAAAATGCTGTTCTTCGATTGTAATATTATTAATAATACAATCAAATAACCAGCATCAAAATTAACCAATTCTAATAAAAAATCAACAAATCATTCACTAAATACAGAATAACGGAAAAATAAATCCGTATATTCTGTATTTTTTTATCCGAAAATCAATTAAAAATAGAACAATATCACCGCTACATACAAATAATGTTCGTCATAGCTAATAAAATGAAATTTATTTTAATTTGAAATCGCTATCAATTCCCCATTCCTTAAAAAATCTTCTATAATTAAAGATATGTTAATTCAAAAGGGGACTTAAAATTGCAAAGACAACGATTTTTTCGAGTTAGTCTAGGGTGGCAAATTATTATTGGCTTGATCCTAGGTATTGTTTTAGGACAGGTATTTTACCAGAATAAGGTTGCTATACAGGTAATGCAGAACATCGGGACAATGTTTATTTCGATGATTCAAATGATTGTGTTACCAATTGTTATTTCTTGTTTGACTGTTGGTATCGCCAATATGGGTGATATTAAAAAACTTGGTCGAATTGGATTAAAGACGTTAATTTATTTTGAAATCATGACTACTTTAGCGATTATTATTGGTATTGTGGTGGCTAATGTTACCCACCCCGGTACCTATATTGATATTCATAGTCTAAAAGGTTCGGATATTAGCCAATATACAGCGACCGCCAAAACGGCTAAACATTCGGGTATTTGGTCAATTTTGATGAGTATCATTCCAACTAACATCTTCGCTTCCTTGGGCAAAGGTGATATGTTGCCAATTATCTTCTTCTCAGTTCTCTTTGGACTTGGAACAGCTTCAATCGGTAAGCAAGGTAAAATTATTACCGATGTTTTAAATGCAGTTGCGAACGTAATGTTTAAAGTTACTAACTGGGTTATGCGTTTAGCTCCAATTGGTGTCTGTGCTTTGATCGGTGTTACCGTTGGGGAAATGGGTTTCAATTCGTTAAAACCCTTGGCATTATTCATACTGATTGCTTATGCGACAATGGCGTTTTTCGTATTCGTTATCATGGCACTTGTCGGTCACTTATTCCACGTTAGATTTTATGAATTATTTAGAATTATTGAAAATGAAGTTACACTTGCTTTTACCACCGCCAGTTCTGAAGCAGCCTTGCCAAAGATGATGGAAAAAATGCAAGATTATGGATCATCAAAAGGTATCGTCTCCTTTGTAATTCCAACCGGATATACATTTAACCTTGATGGTTCCGCAATTTATCAATCATTGGCTGCCTTATTCTTGGCTCAAGCCTATAATATTCACCTATCCATTGGGCAACAAATTACCCTTGTTGTGGTATTGATGTTAACATCAAAGGGGATGGCCGGAGTGCCCGGAGCATCGTTTGTTGTACTCCTAGCCACAGTATCAACAATTGGTGTACCAATGCAAGGTTTGACCTTCATTGCAGGTATCGACCGTCTCGTAGATATGGGACGTACAGCCGTCAACGTTGTCGGAAATTCACTAGCTACAGTTATTATTGCTAAGAGTGAAAAAGAGTTCGATGATGAGAAACGGAAGAAGTACGTTGCGTCATACACACGTGGGGACTAATTAGCACTCCATGTAGTCGAAAAACAATTTAAACACACAGAGAACAGCTTGCCGAAAAGGCAGGCTGTTTTTTTATGCCGCCGAAGGCTGGCTTATTGTGTAATTTTGAGTATTAGTATTTTGTTTGGAATTGGTAAATGAGGATACAAAAAAGATATCCGCAAATTTTTTAAAAATTGCAGATATCTTTTTTGTATTTTTCGTAGTTTATATATATCGACGGAGAGCAATACCAAAATTTTAAAATACACGAGCCGGAGGTTTCGAGGGAGTGAACAGCAGTGGCAGTGGTGTTAGGTCGGTGGTTTTCCGGCCTTACAGCACAGGACGTATTTTGAGATTCGCGTACTTTGCGGAGCTCAAAATCGAGGTGCGAGACCGTACTTTGGCTCGCACCGGTCCCACAGCAGGCAACTTCATCTCCCTCGAAACCGGAGGCGGCAAACAACTACATTATTCCAATCGTTAAAACAATAGCGTTCATAATAATATGGCTGCCGGCACTTACATAAATATTTTCCGACTTGTAGTAAACATATGAGAACCACAATCCCATAAAGACATAAACCAAAAATCTAGTATCCTGATGCATAAACGCAAACATGAACGCTGAAACAATAGCAGCAATGTAAATGTTAGTAGGCTTGATCAAGTTGGCGAAGAATACACGTCTGAAGATGATTTCCTCCATAATTGGTGCAGCTATCATCACGTAGATGAAATAGTATGGATATTCTTTAACCATCAACAGTAAACTGAGCGTATTTTGTGAATCGGTGCTGGCATGGAATAATAATTTATCCGCAAAGCCAATTCCGAATTGGACTACCAATGCGCCCACAGTTCCTAAAATTATCCACTGCAAATCGTGATTTAAATTAGTTTTTTTCTCAAATTCTAAAGGACCACTTTGTTTAACTAAATAAATCATTAGACCAGTGACAATCAATGATGCAATGGTGACGGTGATAAAGTAGGCTGAGCCTGTGATAGAGAACATTGTCAGGATAGTTCCTAACGATAACAACAGGATATAAGCCAGTAATGTGAAAAACTGATTTGTTCGATAAGACATAATTTCCCCCATATTTTTAAAGGTAAATACTTGCAACTTCACAATATAATGTTAATATAAAACTTGTGATTAGCACAAGAGATAGTTGAGTGCTAAAAGATATACAAAAAACATTGAATTAATATTACTGGAGGTATTTAAATTGTTAAAACCACTTGGAGATAGAGTCATTGTAACAGTCGATAAAGAAGAAGAAAAGACAGTTGGTGGCATTGTTTTAGCAAACAACGCTAAGGAAAAGCCACAAACAGCCGAAGTTGTTGCCGTAGGTGACGGACTAGTTGCTGATAATGGTACTAAATTACCTATGAACGTTAAAAAGGGTGACAAGGTTCTTTTTGACAAGTACTCAGGCTCAACAGTTAAGTATGAAGACAGTGAATATTTAATCCTTCATGAAAAAGATATCATGGCAATCGTTGACTAATTAAAACTTAAACAAGAAAAATTTATTTTAAATTATGGAGTGTGAAAATTAATGGCTAAAGAAATTAAATTTTCAGAAGATGCACGTTCAAAGATGTTGGATGGTGTTAATAAACTAGCTGATACAGTTAAGACAACAATCGGACCTAAGGGTAGAAACGTTGTTCTTGAAAAGAGTTATGGCGCACCTGAAATTACAAATGATGGTGTTACAATCGCTAAGAGTATTGACCTAGAAGATCACTTCGAAAACATGGGTGCAAAGCTTGTTTCTGAAGTTGCTTCAAAGACAAATGATATTGCTGGTGACGGTACTACTACTGCTACTGTTTTGACACAAGCAATTGTTAAAGAAGGTATGAAGAACGTTACTGCCGGTGCTAACCCTGTTGGTATCAGAAGTGGTATCGAAAAGGCAACAAACGCTGCTGTTGACGAACTTCACAAGATTTCACACAAGGTTTCTGGTAAGAATGATATTGCTCAAGTAGCTTCAGTTTCATCAGCTAGTGAAGAAACTGGTAAATTGATCGCTGATGCCATGGAAAAAGTTGGTAACGATGGTGTTATCACAATTGAAGAATCAAAGGGTATCGATACAACTTTAGACGTTGTTGAAGGTATGCAATTCGACCGTGGATACATTTCACAATACATGGTTACTGATAACGACAAGATGGAAGCCGACCTCGACAATCCATATATCTTGATTACTGACAAGAAGATTTCAAATATCCAAGATGTTTTGCCATTGCTACAAAAGATTGTTCAACAAGGTAAGTCACTATTGATCATCGCTGATGATATTGACGGTGAAGCATTACCAACACTTGTATTGAACAAGATTCGTGGTACATTCAACGTCGTTGCTGTTAAGGCTCCTGGCTTTGGTGACCGTCGTAAGGCTCAACTTGAAGATATCGCTACATTAACTGGTGGTACAGTTATTACTTCAGACCTTGGTCTTGAACTAAAAGACACAACAATGGATCAATTGGGTCAAGCTGGTAAGGTTACAGTTACAAAGGACAACACAACAATCGTTGAAGGCTCTGGCGATAAGGATGCTATCAAGGAACGTGTTGATCTAATCAAGAAACAAATCGGTGAAACAACTTCTGACTTTGACAAAGAGAAGTTACAAGAACGTCTAGCTAAATTAGCTGGTGGTGTTGCTGTTGTTAAAGTTGGTGCTGCTACTGAAACCGAATTGAAGGAACGTAAGTACAGAATTGAAGATGCTCTAAATGCCACACGTGCCGCTGTTGAAGAAGGTTACGTTGCTGGTGGTGGTACAGCCTTCATGAACGTTCTTGATAAAGTTACAGCTCTTAAAGCTGAAGGCGACGTTCAAACAGGTATCAATATTGTTGCCCGTGCTCTTGAAGAACCACTCCGTCAAATTGCTGAAAATGCTGGTATGGAAGGTTCAGTTATCGTTGAACACATCAAGAATGAAAAGAACGAAGTTGGTTACAATGCTGCAACTAACAAGTGGGAAAACATGGTTGACGCCGGAATCATCGACCCAACTAAGGTTACACGTTCAGCTCTACAAAACGCAGCCAGTGTTGCTTCACTATTGTTGACAACTGAAGCTGTTGTTGCTGACAAGCCTGATAAGAATGCTCCTGCCGCACCTGCTGCTAACCCAGCTGCTGGCGGTATGGGCGGTATGATGTAGTCCATTTAAACTAAACAATTATAAACGTTGGTAGATTAAATTCTGCTGACGTTTTTTTTGTATTTAAATATGCCGCCAGAGGGGAACAGTGATTCCGCCGCAGTTTGACCGGTCCGAGCCACGGTCTCGCACCTCGATTTTGAGGTTTGCATAGTGCGCAAATCTCAAAATACGTCAGTTATGTAAGAGCTGAAGCTCTAACACAACTTGAACTGCAGGCTCCATCACTGTTCCCCTCTGGCTGGTTTTTTATCAATAGAATTTTTTGTTTATGATATCAGCTCTAGTTTGATAGATGTATGTGTGGGAATGATTGACTATAAAAAGAATCGGAAGGGATGAGAATATTAACCAGCTGTGGTTGTGGCGTTATGGCTTTAGCCATTACACCACCGGGCGAGTTTGGAGACTTACCGGTTTTTGGTAAGGCTTCAAACCGAGGTTCGAGACCGTACTTTGGCTCGAGCCGGTCCGCATAGCAGGTTAATATTCTCATCCCTGGAGATGGCAAACAAGTAATTCATTTCCTATCTGGACCTTAAAAGTATAAAATGAGTTATTGTCGAATAGAAAATAGAAGAGAGAATCAGAATGGATAGTATTGAATTTGGTCGTAAGATCAATTACGTACCTATGACGGTCAGCTTAGTTGTTGGATTAGTTGTGGGAGTTTTGGTATTTGTCTTTACGAAGGTTACTTTGTTGGCTGTACTTTTGGGCGTTACTGCTTTAGTTATTATTGCCTTGCTTTACGCGCGTTCAATGAGTGATTTTTACGGCTACTGGGAGATTGATGATGAGGGTATTCGCAGTTACGATTATCAAAATCTCAGTATCAGATTGCAGTCAGTTTTGTTTCCTTTTAGTGAAAGCCAATTGGACTTCAAATTTAAGGATATAAAGGCTTTAACGGTAGTTGTGGGTAAAGAGATGAATGCGCCCAGTAATATTCTAGGAGGCTCATTTAACGCTCCTAAGAAGATTATGTTCCACTTGCCAACTCCTTACTATTTAGAATTAAAGTTGAATGATGGTCGTCAGGTTAATTTGGACTTGTCAGCTGATTGGGATGACAGTGAAACGATTGAATACGTTATTGCTGTGATTTGTTCAGAAGCCGATATTCCAGCTGAAATTATTAAGCAAGAAAATCAGAATGCGTAAAAAAATGGAATCAATAATCACAATCGATTATTGGTTCCATTTTTTTATATTTTATTGTGGGGTATCATCAATTGACCAGGTGATTTTACCGCTATATTTACCAGCTTTTGAATTGGCAGGAACAAGCAATTTCCACTTATTCAAACCAATGTAACCACTCAAGTCGTAGTTGTTATATGAACCACTGAAACCACCACTTTTAATTGGTACACCAGGGTCTATAACGATTGGTTTCCAGTCAGGCGTATTGTCATCGTTACTTTGATCAAACATCATTGCATTGTCGCTATCAGAAGTAATCAATTTATTACCATTACTCTCAATAGGATCAGTTGTGTTGTCATAAGAAACTGAGACATTGAATGGTGTGTTGGCACTGTGATTGATGATTAGCTTACCATCAGTTCTTACGTTATTTAGCATCCGGGGATTTCCAATAGACGTGGTGCTACCGAAATCAATGGTTGAAGGAACTTCGACAAATGACGTCGTTGGGAGAGTTTCCTCAATATTAAGGTCAGCATTGTCAGAGATTATCGTCCCATAATTGGTACTAGGATTTATGACGACGTTGGTTACCGTGGCGGTATTCGAGACAGTTGCCTTATTAATACTAGTGATTTTAGCTTTGAAATCAACTGTTAAAGGATTACCACTGGTAATGGTACTTACGTCAAAGTCCAACGAACTTTTCTTAGAACCATTGACTGTAATGCTATCAGGATCTAACTCAAGTCCGTCAGGTACAATATCATTGAAATGGCCAGACTTTAAGAAATCTATTCCGATAGGACTTAGAGTAGTTTGATATTCAACGATATCGCCTTTTTTACCACTAGCTGAACTAGAAAAGGCACCATCTGGATCAGTTGTGTCATTACGGATTTGATTGGTGAATTGATATTTGAAATTAGGTATTGTAACAGGAATATTTGTAGTTGCACGATTTGTGACATCGCCAGTATTATGTACAACGTTGTGACCGGTGAAATCAGCGTTGTTAGTTACGGTCGAAGTAGCTTTATTGTTGATTGTTGCATCGTATGTGACAACGTATTTACCTTTATCGCCGATATCGGTATTTGGATTGTAGTCAATTTGATTATTAGTAGTACCTGAAGCTGGAGCGGTTCCATAACCTTTAATGACATCAACATCGTGCATATTACTTCCAGAACCAGTTGATTGTGTCTGTGTCCAAACATATTTTACAGAACTAGGGTCTAAGGTTAATCCGGTTGGCATAGTATCTAACAAACGATTAAAATTCCAACTCGAACCACTGATGCCCACACTTAGTGTAAATTGAAGCGTATCTCCAACTTGATTACCGCCGGTATTTCTAGTTTTATTAACGTAAGTTTTACTTACAGTTGGTGTGGCATAACCAGGTAAAGTACCACCGATAGCTGAACTATAGTGTGTCGTTTGACCAGGATTTATGGCAGTTGGATTCCATCTTAAAGCATAAGCTGAGTCTTGTACGCCATCACCATTAACGATTGGAAAAATTGTTCCACCGGAACCCACACCATATAGTAATGGAGAACCAGCAACTCTACTGTAATCGCCAATATTATCTGCATCATCTTTGTCGTATGTGAGCATAGGACTAGTCAATGTACCAGAATTACCAGAAGGTTTTCCTTTTTTTGCCCAGTCATAAGGACTCGTATAAGCTTCGCCCATGTAGTTATCAAAGCCATCAGTAACATCGTTAGTTATTAAAAGTTTTGATGAGGCATCTGAAGCAATTTTGGTACTGTAAAGATATAATCCCTTATTGTCCCCAATTGCATACATAGGGACATTATCTGAAGAATTTGATCCAGTAGAATCCATATCAGTATCCTCACCATAGTAAATTTGGAACTTTTTTACTGAAGTTGTGGGATTGTACAAATATAACTCTCTTTGAACAATTGGTGCGCCAGAAAGGGATGGACGTAGTAATATTTCTGCGTAAATACCTTGATTTGAAAGAAAGCCACCAATCTTATACACTGGTTTACTGCGACTATCGGTTCCGGTATAGTAAACTTTATATTTCATTTGTTTTAGAATTGAATAGTTACTGTAACTAAGAGTTGAAATACCAGTTACTAAAGCAAAGTCAAGAGATGTGTCAGAAGCATTTCCGGGACTACCACCTTTATATGAGTTTGCACCTTGGTGTAATATCCCATAATATTTACCATTGTTGTTAAAGAAAATATTAATTTTGGAATTATAAAGTGAAGTTGCACCACTAACACCTGAATCCGTGAGAATGGTGTTATCAGCCCCGTTTAGGACTACATTATTGTTAGCATCCCGCGCTGCTCCAAAGGTATAGTCTAAAGAAGCATTACCACCAAGAGAAATCTGACCGACATTATTAGTTGTTGTGGCGTAAGTTTGTGCCCGCCAATTAGTGATTCCATCATTGATCCTGGAAATATTAGTTTCAACATCTCCCTGACCTGCACCCTCAACAGTCAAGGATTGATTACTAAAGAAGCATATAAGCATAAACGTAATAAAAAATGTATCCAAAAGTTTGGGGATACATTTATATAATTTTGTCATCATCATTATTCCTCCCTGAAAATAAAGATAATTCACATGTTATTTTATAATTAAATAAATCAACAACCTGATTATAAGACCTTATTTGTCTTTAAGGAATCATTTTTTATAAATAATAGGAATAATAATGGAAGTAAAATTATAGATAATTGCTTTAGATGTAGTGATATGTACAAAAAATGGAACCAATAATCAATTATGATTACTGATTCCATTTTTTAATTTTATTAAATAGTATCATTGATTGACCAAGTTATTTGACCACTATAAGATCCGGCTTTACTATCGGCGGGAACACGTAATTTCCACTTTTTAGCACCGATATAGTCGGTTAGATCATAGTTAGTATGTGAACCGCTGAATCCATCGCTCTTGATTGGAACAGGATCAGGTGTAAGGGAATGCCAATTTTCATCAGCATCACTCTTGGCCTGATTGAATAGCAATGATTCACCGCCATCTTGAATCAACTTGGTACCGTTACTTGCGATAGGTTGATCACCATTGTTATCGTAACTAACGCTTACTTGAAATGGTGTGTCAGCTGAGTGGGTGACAACTAATTTGCCAGTTGTGCTGACATTTGAAAGAGTCCTTTCAAGCCCAGCACTATTGACGCTACCAAAGTCGATTGTTGTTGGTACTTCTACAAATGAAGTTGTCAGGGGAGCAGCTTCAATATCTACAATGGCCGGAGCTTCAGTAGAAATGCTGTTTAATTGTCCGCTACTAGTTACAACATTGTTAAAGTAGGCGGTATTAGATGCTGTTGACGCGTCGATACCAGTAACTTTTGCTTTAAATAAGATAGTGTGAGTGGCGTTGTTTGATAGTGGATTAACTGAGAAGTTCAAACCATTTTTTGCTACACCGTCCATTGTCACACTGCCAGGGACTAACTCTAGACCTTCAGGTAAACTATCGGCAAAGTTAGCGCCATTAAATGTGCTGGTACCATTGCTGATAAAGTCAACCTTATATTCGATGGTGTCACCTTTTTTACCAGTAGCTCTACTTTCAAAGTTACCATTAGGATCAGTTGTGTCATTTCTAACTAGTTTAGTGAAACGATATTTAAATTTAGGAGCTTCAACAGGGATGTCGATACTAGATTTATATGTTTTTGAATCATTTTGGTTAACATTATTACCTGTAAATTGGGCTGTATTGGTTAAATTACCATTTTCATCAGTATTATAGGGAGCTTGGTTATTTATGGTTGCGGTAAAGGTGAAAGTGGCGGATCCTCCTACGCCAACACTTGAATTGGGATTAAAATCAATATTGTCGCCATTTATAATTGAGCTTAGAGTTGTACTTTTATCTATTGTCAAACCAGCAGGCATTTTATCGAGAATTCTAGTCATAGACCATGAAGATTGATAACCTTCATTTTTAACGTTCAAGGTAAATCTTAATTTATCACCGACCTGGTTTACTGTACTTCCTGGTGATGTAAGGTTGGTATATGTTTTACTGACAATTGGAATAGCATAACCTGCAACGGTTGCACCAATTGTAGAGGAGTATTCTGCAACTTGACCACCATATAAGTCAGTTGACGGCCATCTGAGGGTATAAGCTGAATCTTGAAGTCCAGCTGAGTTAACAACATCATAGCCATTAGATTTTAATAGGTTAGTTCCAGCCGCGTCAGCTGTGTCACCATTTTGACCTTCTGAAGTTCCATTCCAAGGAATCTTAGGATTAGTAATATCGGAAGTACTTTTATTTTGTTTACCTTTGATACTCCAATCGGTTGGATTAGTAAGGATTCTACCCATGAAGTCCTTAAACCCACCAGTAACGTCATTAGTAACAAATAACTTTGAAGCCGGATTATAATTTGAACCACTCATTAGGTATAAGCCTTCTCCTTTACCAATTGCATACATTGGAACGTTATCAACTGTGGTATCGCCATTATTAGG contains:
- the groL gene encoding chaperonin GroEL (60 kDa chaperone family; promotes refolding of misfolded polypeptides especially under stressful conditions; forms two stacked rings of heptamers to form a barrel-shaped 14mer; ends can be capped by GroES; misfolded proteins enter the barrel where they are refolded when GroES binds), which produces MAKEIKFSEDARSKMLDGVNKLADTVKTTIGPKGRNVVLEKSYGAPEITNDGVTIAKSIDLEDHFENMGAKLVSEVASKTNDIAGDGTTTATVLTQAIVKEGMKNVTAGANPVGIRSGIEKATNAAVDELHKISHKVSGKNDIAQVASVSSASEETGKLIADAMEKVGNDGVITIEESKGIDTTLDVVEGMQFDRGYISQYMVTDNDKMEADLDNPYILITDKKISNIQDVLPLLQKIVQQGKSLLIIADDIDGEALPTLVLNKIRGTFNVVAVKAPGFGDRRKAQLEDIATLTGGTVITSDLGLELKDTTMDQLGQAGKVTVTKDNTTIVEGSGDKDAIKERVDLIKKQIGETTSDFDKEKLQERLAKLAGGVAVVKVGAATETELKERKYRIEDALNATRAAVEEGYVAGGGTAFMNVLDKVTALKAEGDVQTGINIVARALEEPLRQIAENAGMEGSVIVEHIKNEKNEVGYNAATNKWENMVDAGIIDPTKVTRSALQNAASVASLLLTTEAVVADKPDKNAPAAPAANPAAGGMGGMM
- a CDS encoding redox-sensing transcriptional repressor Rex, producing the protein MTKTTVPNATIKRLPIYYRYFQFLKDEGTKKISSGELSEGVKIDSATIRRDFSYLGALGKRGYGYDVNDLVAFFKKLLNQDKRTNVALVGVGNLGNALLNYNFSRTNNVRIAAAFDINKEIVGTVKSGVPVYDISELKEQLNLQQIDVCILTVSSNAAQTTADLLADAGVRGILNFTPVIINVPNSIRVHYVDLANELQTLIFFLDRDKSLTEETN
- the manA gene encoding mannose-6-phosphate isomerase, class I; protein product: MSEPLFLKPVFHEKIWGGRKLETKFGYNIPDGSIGECWAISGHPHGRSEVENGEFAGQYVDDLWKNHSELFGNPKGKVFPLLTKILDAEASLSVQVHPDNAYAAEHEHELGKTECWYIIDAEPGSYLIYGHNAKNKAELDQMIESGDWDHLLRKVPVKTGDFYYVPSGTVHALNKGIMALETQQSSDTTYRLYDYDRVEKSTGKKRDLHIKQSEDTITVPHKDPKLNIESKQVGKNKFTTFVQPPVSPFFSVYHWEIKEPVELHHQIGKYTLISILSGEGKITVDGKDYDLKKGVHLIVPATVDAWTLAGDLDIIASESGEA
- the groES gene encoding co-chaperone GroES, coding for MLKPLGDRVIVTVDKEEEKTVGGIVLANNAKEKPQTAEVVAVGDGLVADNGTKLPMNVKKGDKVLFDKYSGSTVKYEDSEYLILHEKDIMAIVD
- a CDS encoding isopeptide-forming domain-containing fimbrial protein; protein product: MLICFFSNQSLTVEGAGQGDVETNISRINDGITNWRAQTYATTTNNVGQISLGGNASLDYTFGAARDANNNVVLNGADNTILTDSGVSGATSLYNSKINIFFNNNGKYYGILHQGANSYKGGSPGNASDTSLDFALVTGISTLSYSNYSILKQMKYKVYYTGTDSRSKPVYKIGGFLSNQGIYAEILLRPSLSGAPIVQRELYLYNPTTSVKKFQIYYGEDTDMDSTGSNSSDNVPMYAIGDNKGLYLYSTKIASDASSKLLITNDVTDGFDNYMGEAYTSPYDWAKKGKPSGNSGTLTSPMLTYDKDDADNIGDYSRVAGSPLLYGVGSGGTIFPIVNGDGVQDSAYALRWNPTAINPGQTTHYSSAIGGTLPGYATPTVSKTYVNKTRNTGGNQVGDTLQFTLSVGISGSSWNFNRLLDTMPTGLTLDPSSVKYVWTQTQSTGSGSNMHDVDVIKGYGTAPASGTTNNQIDYNPNTDIGDKGKYVVTYDATINNKATSTVTNNADFTGHNVVHNTGDVTNRATTNIPVTIPNFKYQFTNQIRNDTTDPDGAFSSSASGKKGDIVEYQTTLSPIGIDFLKSGHFNDIVPDGLELDPDSITVNGSKKSSLDFDVSTITSGNPLTVDFKAKITSINKATVSNTATVTNVVINPSTNYGTIISDNADLNIEETLPTTSFVEVPSTIDFGSTTSIGNPRMLNNVRTDGKLIINHSANTPFNVSVSYDNTTDPIESNGNKLITSDSDNAMMFDQSNDDNTPDWKPIVIDPGVPIKSGGFSGSYNNYDLSGYIGLNKWKLLVPANSKAGKYSGKITWSIDDTPQ
- a CDS encoding CPBP family intramembrane glutamic endopeptidase, with the translated sequence MSYRTNQFFTLLAYILLLSLGTILTMFSITGSAYFITVTIASLIVTGLMIYLVKQSGPLEFEKKTNLNHDLQWIILGTVGALVVQFGIGFADKLLFHASTDSQNTLSLLLMVKEYPYYFIYVMIAAPIMEEIIFRRVFFANLIKPTNIYIAAIVSAFMFAFMHQDTRFLVYVFMGLWFSYVYYKSENIYVSAGSHIIMNAIVLTIGIM
- a CDS encoding cation:dicarboxylate symporter family transporter; the protein is MQRQRFFRVSLGWQIIIGLILGIVLGQVFYQNKVAIQVMQNIGTMFISMIQMIVLPIVISCLTVGIANMGDIKKLGRIGLKTLIYFEIMTTLAIIIGIVVANVTHPGTYIDIHSLKGSDISQYTATAKTAKHSGIWSILMSIIPTNIFASLGKGDMLPIIFFSVLFGLGTASIGKQGKIITDVLNAVANVMFKVTNWVMRLAPIGVCALIGVTVGEMGFNSLKPLALFILIAYATMAFFVFVIMALVGHLFHVRFYELFRIIENEVTLAFTTASSEAALPKMMEKMQDYGSSKGIVSFVIPTGYTFNLDGSAIYQSLAALFLAQAYNIHLSIGQQITLVVVLMLTSKGMAGVPGASFVVLLATVSTIGVPMQGLTFIAGIDRLVDMGRTAVNVVGNSLATVIIAKSEKEFDDEKRKKYVASYTRGD